A single genomic interval of Metasolibacillus fluoroglycofenilyticus harbors:
- a CDS encoding response regulator transcription factor, with the protein MRILLIDRDIEEARGISWYIKNYFPSHVEVEHVQDTAQLQNSIERLQPNVVVIEIEMLTPSIEKLLLRHQPHIIALTAQPIFQHAAKAIQLQAAQLFVKPIPLEQLKSTLLALNIDRAAPLATTQASDVQLYVDLYLKKPTLVDVSQKQFFIIEPSHFESNLRLYEWFIELHLFQEMTALPLQNRIICVVENTLRTELLKQLRLLIQEWHVVSGEYMNIALYDGENATIREMYDEVKKVLIQRFYKGYEHIFLSSEQFSIVRLDPLLTPEEQQLWIHSLEEKNTTAIKAFLYQLAKANTFYHHDDVRIHLTSVLAQLRRYMMKYHLQQQASIEADYRQLFHLILEGPILYSILQEMMLFTQTLMDAVEKSREQLKVDYSELAVELIQREFSDSTLNLHSVASKLGISANYLSTLFSKKQGIPFKRYVQNVRIQAACNTLLETDLAITEIANLNGFEDVNYFIKVFKQHQNTTPYRYRANIKELMENERK; encoded by the coding sequence ATGCGTATTTTATTGATTGATCGGGATATTGAGGAGGCACGAGGCATTAGTTGGTATATAAAAAACTATTTCCCTAGCCATGTGGAAGTAGAGCATGTGCAGGATACGGCACAATTGCAAAATTCTATTGAACGATTGCAACCAAATGTGGTGGTCATTGAAATTGAAATGCTAACACCCTCTATCGAAAAGCTATTGCTGCGCCACCAACCACATATCATCGCGTTAACCGCACAGCCCATTTTCCAGCATGCGGCAAAGGCTATTCAATTACAGGCAGCGCAACTGTTTGTCAAACCAATTCCGCTAGAGCAATTGAAGTCGACTTTACTCGCTTTAAATATTGACCGTGCCGCTCCTTTAGCTACCACACAGGCTTCAGATGTGCAACTCTATGTTGATTTATATTTGAAAAAACCGACGCTTGTTGATGTTAGCCAAAAGCAATTTTTCATTATCGAGCCGTCTCATTTCGAATCGAATTTACGCCTTTATGAATGGTTTATCGAGCTGCATTTATTCCAAGAAATGACCGCATTACCGCTACAAAATCGCATTATTTGCGTTGTGGAAAATACCTTACGTACTGAATTATTAAAGCAGCTTCGTTTACTTATACAGGAGTGGCATGTGGTTAGCGGCGAATATATGAATATTGCATTATACGATGGAGAGAATGCAACAATACGTGAAATGTATGATGAAGTGAAAAAGGTGCTTATTCAGCGCTTTTACAAAGGCTATGAACATATTTTCCTTAGCTCAGAGCAATTTTCAATCGTACGACTTGACCCACTACTAACGCCAGAGGAGCAACAGCTATGGATTCATAGCTTAGAGGAAAAAAATACGACAGCCATTAAAGCTTTCCTTTATCAATTAGCAAAGGCGAATACGTTTTACCATCATGATGATGTGCGCATTCATTTAACTAGTGTACTCGCTCAACTGCGTCGCTATATGATGAAATACCATTTGCAGCAGCAGGCAAGCATCGAGGCAGATTATCGTCAGCTTTTTCACCTTATATTAGAGGGGCCTATTTTATATTCAATTTTGCAAGAAATGATGCTGTTTACCCAAACATTAATGGATGCTGTTGAAAAATCGCGGGAGCAGCTAAAGGTGGATTATAGTGAGCTAGCGGTTGAGCTGATTCAACGTGAATTTAGCGATAGCACTTTGAACTTGCACTCTGTTGCTAGTAAACTCGGCATTAGCGCTAATTATTTAAGCACCCTATTTTCAAAAAAGCAGGGCATTCCTTTTAAGCGCTATGTTCAGAATGTGCGTATTCAAGCAGCCTGCAACACTTTGCTTGAAACTGATTTAGCCATTACAGAAATCGCAAATTTAAACGGCTTTGAGGACGTTAACTATTTTATTAAAGTATTCAAGCAGCACCAAAACACAACACCATATCGTTACCGAGCAAATATTAAAGAACTAATGGAAAATGAAAGAAAGTGA
- a CDS encoding agmatinase family protein, whose amino-acid sequence MSEVIVQPSFKWQRQDGQDIKVKDWICPVAEMTEEPQVVVLGVPLSRSSISASAASEFPNAFRKSWELFATYYIDEQVDIRGLRVADIGDVKMHTTDILQCHRNIEQAMNEVMQRYPQSFYVSIGGDHSITAPLIRALREGKRVGILQFDTHLDLRDLSDGPSNGTPIRQLLEAGVVRGEDVYNIGLHGFYNAPSLIEAARHYGVNMITLKHMRRKGAQQQIAEVMTALQDKVDFVYVTVDIDVLDIAYAPGVPASTPGGMRTDELFDLLFEVGKYEAVRAMDFVCIDPHRDSKELQTIKAVTYAFLTAMSSRYISLSDK is encoded by the coding sequence ATGAGTGAAGTCATTGTACAGCCAAGCTTTAAATGGCAGCGTCAAGATGGGCAGGATATAAAAGTGAAGGATTGGATTTGTCCTGTAGCGGAAATGACAGAGGAGCCTCAAGTCGTTGTACTAGGTGTGCCTTTATCGCGCTCGTCAATTAGTGCATCTGCCGCATCGGAATTTCCAAATGCCTTCCGCAAAAGCTGGGAGCTATTCGCGACCTATTATATTGATGAGCAAGTCGATATTCGTGGCTTGCGCGTAGCCGATATTGGCGATGTCAAAATGCATACGACCGATATTTTGCAATGTCATCGCAATATTGAACAGGCAATGAATGAAGTGATGCAGCGCTATCCACAAAGCTTTTACGTGTCAATTGGTGGTGACCATTCAATTACAGCACCGCTCATACGTGCATTGCGTGAGGGAAAGCGTGTTGGCATTTTGCAATTTGACACCCATTTAGATTTGCGTGATTTATCGGATGGACCATCAAACGGTACACCGATTCGCCAGCTACTGGAGGCGGGTGTCGTGCGCGGTGAGGATGTATATAATATTGGCTTACACGGCTTTTATAATGCTCCGTCCTTAATTGAGGCGGCAAGGCATTACGGTGTCAATATGATTACATTGAAGCACATGCGTCGCAAAGGGGCACAGCAGCAAATTGCTGAGGTCATGACAGCGCTACAGGACAAGGTTGACTTTGTTTACGTAACCGTCGATATAGATGTACTAGATATCGCCTATGCTCCAGGCGTACCAGCCTCCACACCGGGCGGCATGCGTACAGACGAGCTCTTCGATTTATTGTTTGAGGTAGGCAAATATGAGGCGGTGCGCGCAATGGACTTTGTTTGCATTGACCCACATCGTGATTCGAAGGAGCTACAAACTATAAAAGCTGTGACCTATGCGTTTTTAACAGCAATGAGCTCTCGTTATATAAGTTTAAGCGATAAATAA
- the hutU gene encoding urocanate hydratase, with the protein MAFKTNIKAPRGSELTCKGWTQEAAMRMLMNNLDPEVAENPDELVVYGGIGKAARNWESYEQIIESLKKLENDETLIVQSGKPVAVFRTHENAPRVLIANSNLVPGWANWDKFYELEERDLMMYGQMTAGSWIYIGAQGILQGTYLSFVEAGKKVFGSADLRGKFILTGGMGGMSGAQPLAGKMAGAVILVVEVDRAKIERKMKEAYCDYLVETVDEAIALVNELREKKEPASIGLVGNCADVNRELLNRGIIPDFVTDQTSAHDPINGYVPNGMTLEEAFALRKADPKAYEQKAKETMAEHVRTMLEFQQAGAEVFDYGNNIRAYAQEMGVENAFDFPGFVPAYIRPLFCEGKGPFRWAALSGDPEDIYKTDALAKEMFADDEGLVNWIDMAQKMVKWQGLPARICWLGYGDRHRFALRVNEMVASGELKAPIVFGRDHLDSGSVASPNRETEGMRDGTDAVSDWPLLNALVNTASGASWVSLHHGGGVGMGFSQHAGQVLVADGSELAAEKIQRVLVADPGMGVVRHADAGYDIAIRTAKEKGVQMPMLKD; encoded by the coding sequence ATGGCTTTTAAAACAAACATTAAAGCACCAAGAGGCAGTGAATTAACATGCAAAGGATGGACGCAAGAAGCGGCAATGCGCATGCTAATGAACAATCTTGATCCGGAAGTAGCCGAAAATCCAGATGAGTTGGTTGTTTATGGTGGTATTGGTAAAGCGGCGCGCAACTGGGAAAGCTATGAGCAGATTATCGAATCATTAAAGAAGCTTGAAAATGATGAGACATTAATTGTGCAGTCAGGGAAACCTGTTGCGGTATTCCGCACACATGAAAATGCGCCGCGTGTATTAATTGCAAACTCTAACCTAGTGCCTGGTTGGGCGAATTGGGATAAGTTTTATGAGTTAGAAGAGCGCGATTTAATGATGTATGGACAAATGACAGCAGGTAGCTGGATTTATATCGGTGCGCAAGGAATTTTACAAGGAACATATTTAAGCTTTGTAGAGGCAGGTAAAAAAGTGTTTGGCTCAGCAGATTTGCGTGGGAAATTCATTTTAACTGGTGGCATGGGCGGTATGAGCGGTGCGCAGCCACTTGCTGGTAAAATGGCGGGGGCAGTTATTTTAGTTGTGGAAGTAGACCGCGCAAAAATAGAGCGTAAAATGAAAGAAGCATACTGTGATTATTTAGTGGAAACAGTGGACGAGGCGATTGCGTTAGTGAATGAGCTACGCGAGAAAAAGGAGCCTGCATCAATCGGGCTTGTAGGGAATTGCGCGGATGTTAATCGCGAGCTATTAAATCGTGGGATTATCCCGGATTTCGTGACAGACCAAACGTCGGCACATGACCCAATTAACGGCTATGTACCAAATGGCATGACATTAGAGGAAGCGTTTGCGCTACGCAAAGCTGACCCGAAAGCCTATGAGCAAAAAGCGAAGGAAACAATGGCGGAGCATGTACGTACAATGTTAGAATTCCAACAAGCGGGTGCAGAAGTGTTCGACTACGGTAATAATATTCGCGCATATGCACAGGAAATGGGTGTAGAAAATGCCTTCGATTTCCCAGGTTTCGTACCAGCGTATATTCGTCCATTATTTTGTGAGGGTAAAGGTCCGTTCCGTTGGGCTGCGTTATCTGGAGACCCAGAAGATATTTACAAAACTGATGCATTAGCGAAGGAAATGTTCGCGGATGATGAAGGCTTAGTAAACTGGATTGATATGGCACAAAAAATGGTGAAATGGCAAGGGCTACCTGCACGTATTTGTTGGTTAGGCTATGGTGACCGTCATCGCTTCGCATTACGTGTCAATGAGATGGTAGCGAGTGGCGAGTTAAAAGCGCCAATTGTCTTTGGCCGAGACCACTTAGACTCGGGCTCTGTTGCTTCACCAAACCGTGAAACAGAGGGAATGCGCGACGGTACGGATGCAGTGTCAGACTGGCCATTATTAAATGCGCTTGTCAATACGGCGAGCGGTGCAAGCTGGGTGAGCTTACATCACGGTGGTGGTGTAGGAATGGGCTTCTCACAGCACGCAGGTCAGGTGCTTGTAGCGGATGGCAGTGAGCTAGCAGCGGAAAAAATTCAGCGCGTATTAGTGGCAGACCCAGGTATGGGCGTTGTGCGCCATGCCGATGCAGGATACGATATTGCAATTCGCACAGCAAAAGAAAAAGGCGTACAAATGCCGATGTTAAAGGACTGA
- the hutI gene encoding imidazolonepropionase, with amino-acid sequence MALLIINANEVVTLASEKKGPRIKEAMTEINVLQDVAVLVAEGEIVEIAPLEQLKHNHTELVESAEIIDAKGQIVLPGFVDAHTHLVHGGTRENEFNMRLNGSTYMEIMNAGGGIHYTTTKTREASFDELYDKTYAHLNTFLKHGITTVEAKSGYGLDWETEYKQLTVAKKLQETHAVDVVSTFMGAHAVPKEYKENSDKFVDIVIEEMLPKVAEQGLAEFNDVFCEHGVFTPEQSRRILLAGKALGLTPKIHADEIEPYEGAELAAEVGAISAEHLLVASDEGIRQMAEAGTIAVLLPGTAFFLRAPFARGRLMVDSGVPVAISTDFNPGSSPTISLPFIQNLACLNMGMTMEEVITATTINAAYAINRGDEVGSLEAGKKADIVILNVPNYKQMQYFYGMNHTHTVIKGGQVVVKDGVLV; translated from the coding sequence ATGGCGTTATTAATTATTAATGCAAATGAAGTTGTAACATTAGCGAGTGAGAAAAAAGGGCCTCGTATAAAAGAGGCAATGACAGAAATCAATGTACTGCAAGATGTAGCGGTATTGGTTGCTGAGGGGGAAATCGTCGAGATTGCTCCCCTTGAGCAATTAAAGCACAATCATACGGAGTTAGTAGAAAGCGCAGAAATCATCGACGCAAAAGGTCAAATCGTCTTACCAGGTTTCGTTGATGCACATACCCATTTAGTGCACGGTGGCACACGTGAAAATGAGTTTAATATGCGCTTAAACGGTTCGACATATATGGAAATTATGAATGCTGGTGGTGGCATTCACTATACGACGACAAAAACGCGTGAGGCGAGCTTTGATGAGCTGTATGATAAAACATATGCCCATTTAAACACATTTTTAAAGCACGGTATTACAACGGTTGAGGCGAAATCTGGCTACGGCCTTGATTGGGAAACAGAGTATAAGCAATTAACGGTTGCGAAAAAATTACAAGAAACGCATGCGGTAGATGTTGTTTCAACATTTATGGGCGCACATGCTGTACCGAAGGAATACAAGGAAAACAGCGATAAATTCGTCGATATCGTCATTGAAGAAATGCTACCAAAAGTAGCGGAGCAAGGCCTAGCTGAATTTAATGATGTCTTTTGCGAGCATGGTGTTTTTACGCCGGAGCAATCGCGCCGCATTTTATTAGCAGGCAAAGCTTTAGGCTTAACACCGAAAATTCATGCGGATGAAATTGAGCCGTATGAGGGGGCAGAGCTAGCAGCGGAAGTCGGGGCAATTTCAGCGGAGCATTTACTCGTCGCTTCAGATGAAGGGATTCGCCAAATGGCAGAGGCTGGAACAATTGCTGTGCTTTTACCCGGAACAGCTTTTTTCCTACGTGCGCCATTTGCACGAGGCCGCCTAATGGTTGATTCAGGAGTTCCTGTTGCAATTTCAACGGACTTCAACCCGGGCTCATCCCCTACAATTAGCTTGCCATTTATTCAAAATTTAGCTTGCTTAAATATGGGCATGACGATGGAAGAGGTTATTACAGCGACAACGATTAATGCGGCATATGCGATTAATCGCGGCGATGAAGTCGGCTCATTAGAGGCTGGTAAAAAAGCAGACATCGTCATTCTAAACGTACCAAACTACAAGCAAATGCAATATTTCTATGGCATGAACCATACACATACAGTTATTAAAGGCGGGCAAGTTGTTGTGAAGGATGGCGTTCTCGTATGA
- a CDS encoding nitric oxide synthase oxygenase, with protein sequence MNKQEMYDFFNLYKIECNKTDEWLAERLKQEPFSLTTEELTFGARVAWRNSNKCIGRLFWQSLHVFDERHLLEEQAIFEALLRHISFATNGGKIRPAQTVFAPNRVRIWNHQLIRYAGYETNNGIVGDSDSLHFTKICMELGWQGEGTDFDVLPLVIQVDERKPKWFEIPRKYVLEVDMTHPEYDSFAQLQLKWYAVPIISSMRFSCGGFEFAAAPFNGWYMGTEIGARNLADVERYNMLPAVADTIGITRESNSSLWKDRALVELNIAVLHSFKRAGVSIVDHHTAAQQFKLFQQLEKDAAREVTGNWTWLIPPLSPATTHIYHQPISNEIKKPNYFYPVCKPFTSK encoded by the coding sequence ATGAATAAGCAAGAGATGTATGACTTTTTTAATTTATATAAAATAGAATGTAATAAAACAGATGAATGGTTAGCAGAGCGTTTGAAGCAGGAGCCATTCTCTTTAACGACAGAAGAATTAACATTTGGTGCGCGTGTTGCGTGGCGCAACAGTAATAAATGTATTGGGCGTTTGTTTTGGCAGTCATTGCATGTTTTTGACGAGCGTCATTTACTAGAGGAGCAAGCAATCTTTGAGGCACTTTTGCGCCATATTAGTTTTGCGACAAATGGTGGGAAAATTCGTCCTGCACAAACCGTTTTTGCCCCTAATCGTGTGCGCATTTGGAACCATCAGTTGATTCGTTATGCAGGATACGAGACGAATAATGGGATTGTTGGGGATTCGGATTCATTGCACTTTACGAAAATATGTATGGAGCTTGGGTGGCAAGGGGAGGGTACGGATTTCGACGTACTGCCACTTGTTATTCAAGTGGATGAACGTAAGCCAAAATGGTTTGAGATTCCGAGAAAGTATGTGTTAGAAGTTGATATGACACATCCGGAATATGATAGCTTTGCACAGCTTCAGCTTAAATGGTATGCCGTGCCGATTATTTCGAGTATGCGCTTTAGTTGTGGTGGATTCGAATTTGCTGCTGCACCATTCAACGGCTGGTATATGGGCACTGAAATTGGTGCGCGTAATTTGGCTGACGTGGAGCGTTATAATATGCTGCCTGCTGTGGCAGATACAATTGGTATTACACGCGAATCAAACAGCTCCTTATGGAAAGACCGCGCACTTGTCGAGCTCAATATTGCGGTACTACACTCTTTTAAAAGGGCGGGTGTCAGCATTGTTGACCATCATACTGCCGCACAGCAATTTAAGCTTTTTCAGCAGCTAGAGAAGGACGCGGCGCGTGAAGTAACAGGCAATTGGACGTGGTTAATTCCACCGCTTTCGCCCGCAACAACACATATTTATCATCAGCCTATTTCCAATGAGATAAAGAAGCCAAATTATTTTTATCCTGTATGCAAGCCCTTTACATCAAAATAG